One genomic region from Gemmatimonadota bacterium encodes:
- a CDS encoding alpha/beta fold hydrolase has translation MDLHTDPGMGVRTDESPDDLAVHVAASGVTLGGTLGIPTPAGTLPSGVVLFAHGSGSSRFSPRNRFVADALREAGLATLLLDLLTPAEEAVDLRTRELRFDLQLLARRLVDSIDWLSHQELTKDLPVGLFGASTGAGAALIAAARRPDRVDAVVSRGGRPDLAGDALTAVRAPTLLIVGGNDEQVIGLNRVAMRHMRGVVRLEIVPGATHLFEERGALDVVADLARRWFTDYLAPPIPPPRG, from the coding sequence ATGGACCTGCATACGGATCCGGGTATGGGCGTGCGCACGGATGAGTCGCCTGACGACCTTGCGGTTCATGTAGCCGCAAGCGGCGTCACGCTCGGCGGAACGCTGGGGATTCCGACGCCAGCGGGAACTCTGCCGAGCGGTGTTGTCCTTTTCGCGCACGGCAGCGGATCCAGCCGGTTCAGCCCTCGCAACAGATTCGTTGCTGATGCCCTGCGCGAAGCCGGCCTCGCAACGTTGTTGCTCGACCTGCTGACGCCAGCCGAGGAAGCCGTGGATCTGCGCACCCGCGAGCTCCGCTTCGATCTTCAGCTGCTGGCGCGCCGGCTGGTGGACTCGATCGACTGGCTGTCGCATCAGGAGCTGACGAAAGATCTGCCCGTTGGACTCTTCGGTGCGAGCACCGGCGCCGGCGCTGCGTTGATTGCCGCCGCACGGCGTCCTGACAGGGTGGACGCGGTCGTGTCACGTGGTGGACGTCCCGACCTGGCCGGTGATGCACTCACCGCCGTCCGCGCTCCGACACTGCTGATCGTCGGCGGGAACGACGAACAGGTAATCGGTCTCAACCGCGTGGCGATGAGACACATGCGTGGCGTGGTACGGCTCGAGATCGTCCCTGGCGCGACTCACCTGTTCGAGGAGCGCGGCGCCCTCGATGTCGTCGCGGATCTCGCGCGCCGGTGGTTCACGGACTATCTGGCCCCACCAATCCCGCCGCCGCGCGGCTGA
- a CDS encoding chromate resistance protein ChrB domain-containing protein — translation MTSRPRWLLLIHQLPPHPDYFRVKVWRRLKRMGAVALKNSVYVLPNGAEEREDFEWLAREIVAGGGEATLCEANFLATVSQPELPVSSIERRNGRRRRHRPRGALWVTRRGVHVDRIASAWLIRRFIDPAADFKVVDPTVYEPHDGELRFDMFDAEYTHIGAACTFEVLLDAFELRNDVGLSAIAEIVHDIDCKDDLFGRGETADVARVLDEMYARHRSDEERLDQGGFLFENLYWMLQPG, via the coding sequence GTGACGTCTCGACCTCGCTGGCTACTCCTCATCCACCAGCTACCGCCGCACCCGGACTACTTCCGGGTCAAGGTGTGGCGACGGCTCAAGCGAATGGGGGCGGTGGCACTCAAGAACTCGGTCTATGTTCTGCCGAATGGGGCGGAGGAGCGCGAGGACTTCGAGTGGCTGGCGCGGGAGATCGTTGCGGGTGGGGGCGAGGCCACGCTGTGCGAAGCAAATTTTCTCGCTACGGTGAGTCAGCCCGAGCTGCCGGTGTCATCGATCGAGCGCCGAAACGGTCGCCGTCGCAGACATAGGCCGCGCGGCGCACTCTGGGTCACGAGACGAGGCGTTCACGTTGACCGAATAGCGAGTGCATGGCTCATTCGGCGCTTCATCGATCCAGCCGCTGACTTCAAGGTCGTCGATCCAACCGTGTATGAACCACACGACGGCGAACTACGGTTTGATATGTTCGACGCCGAGTACACACACATCGGCGCCGCATGCACTTTCGAGGTGCTGCTGGATGCATTCGAGCTTCGGAATGACGTTGGCCTGAGCGCGATTGCGGAGATAGTGCATGATATCGACTGTAAGGACGACCTGTTCGGACGGGGTGAAACAGCCGACGTTGCCCGTGTATTGGATGAGATGTATGCGCGCCATCGCTCTGACGAGGAACGGCTGGATCAAGGCGGCTTCTTGTTCGAGAACCTTTACTGGATGCTACAACCTGGTTGA
- a CDS encoding chemotaxis protein CheB, producing MASGRVPIPSADSTESASPELTDRESGRDSPVTVVGIGASAGGLEALSEFFRNVPADTGLAYVVVQHLSPTHGSILAELLARQATMPVHQAANGDRVELNHAYVIAPDTKMTLTDGHLKLVPRDPDDRPPLPIDAFFRSLAEVQERRTIGVILSGTGSDGALGVRAIRGAGGIAFAQDPATATAEGMPRSAIATACIDIIAAPAEIAAQIARLGLDPYLRPHSGDGSSDDTSDRNRDSDTQPHDRGVAGSGADTGTNSDALAAICAALRSQFGVDFDLYKMGTVERRIQRRMALRRTDTLGRYADLLREDGEELSTLYSDLLIGVTRFFRDPDLFGALTDKVLPDFIARREAVGHHARADSVRDDAAIRVWIAGCSTGEEAYSFAICLLELLEAHSLDTPIQIFATDLNAAAIAAARTGMYTRGIEADVTPERLSRFFRKEDTGYCVTKAVRDCCVFAVQNITADPPFSHLDIVSCRNVLIYLQPNAHTRLLSVFHYALRPGGILVLGTSESVSTAATLFTAIDKKRRIYTRIPGPGHALRLAVRPAHPSRSLIQDRATETAVGIRRLQNVVDSAGASANAQSPDIQRAADQIVLGSYAPAAVVVDDQLHILQFRGRTGKYIEPVAGTASFLLLNMVKSELATELRRVLEIARNEARPARVEGVSFHDGKHIEYVSLDVRPFRVTGSDAKFFIISFEESRAGETRPSADDHAGQPGATHSGRSARRGARASIAERKLADNATDLGDLRQELEAAKRHLQTVAEEHASVVEEFQAANEEIQSSNEELQSTNEEIETSKEELQSLNEELITLNDELRGRNTEADHLNDDLTNLLSAMHVPVIMVGTDLHIRRFTAGAERMMNVIPTDIGRPIGDMKSNIDVGNIEELITHVIDTLEVTEREVRDRSGHWYMMHIRPYRTVDNRIDGAVIIYHDIDARKRAAEQLDDARRFAEAIVQTVREPLLVLDGNLCVVSANHAFYHSFGVSAGDTTTHSLFEFAGGDWNIPSLRILLDGVLRTGEPFDDVEVEHDFAARGHRTMLLNARRIGSPDNGPPLILMAIEDITERKTAGVQLTRVNAELVARADELEATSVELRGKTLEALASNRAKADFLATMSHELRTPLNAIAGYAQLIDMGIRGPVTSAQHADLVRITRSQEHLMGLINEILNFAKLEAGAVSIAHTDVDVNELLLGVREMMALQMERGGLHYEVCQLRRRDGQVLTVRGDVDKIRQILLNLLGNALKFTRPGGSVEVTCDMTDDGVAIHVGDTGVGVPAAQRTAIFEPFVQVDTSLTRSAEGVGLGLAISRSLARAMGGDITVESNVGIGSVFTLTLKRGLPDADGPDGATAGDEMAKSAA from the coding sequence ATGGCCTCCGGGCGCGTGCCGATTCCGTCGGCTGACTCGACCGAATCGGCATCGCCTGAATTGACCGACCGTGAATCAGGGCGCGATTCGCCCGTAACGGTTGTCGGAATTGGTGCGTCCGCGGGCGGACTCGAAGCCCTGTCCGAGTTCTTTCGGAACGTTCCAGCAGATACCGGGCTTGCGTATGTAGTGGTACAGCACCTCAGTCCGACGCACGGAAGCATCCTCGCCGAGCTGCTCGCGCGGCAAGCCACGATGCCGGTACATCAGGCGGCTAACGGCGATCGCGTGGAACTCAATCACGCGTACGTGATCGCGCCCGATACCAAGATGACGTTGACGGACGGCCATCTGAAGTTGGTGCCGAGAGATCCGGACGACCGCCCGCCGTTGCCGATCGACGCATTCTTCCGCTCGCTCGCCGAAGTACAGGAACGCAGGACCATCGGCGTGATCCTTTCCGGCACGGGCTCCGACGGCGCACTGGGTGTTCGCGCAATACGAGGAGCGGGCGGGATAGCGTTTGCGCAGGACCCCGCAACGGCGACTGCCGAGGGTATGCCGCGATCGGCTATCGCAACAGCCTGTATCGACATCATTGCCGCGCCAGCGGAGATCGCGGCGCAAATCGCGCGGCTGGGGCTCGATCCATACTTGCGTCCGCACTCCGGCGACGGCTCATCGGATGACACGTCCGACAGGAATCGCGACTCGGACACCCAGCCGCACGACCGCGGCGTGGCCGGTAGTGGCGCGGACACCGGAACGAATAGCGACGCCCTGGCGGCCATCTGCGCGGCGCTCAGGAGTCAGTTCGGCGTCGATTTCGACCTCTACAAGATGGGAACTGTCGAGCGGCGAATTCAGCGACGCATGGCGCTTCGCAGAACCGACACGCTGGGACGCTACGCAGACCTGCTACGCGAAGATGGCGAGGAGTTGAGCACGTTGTACAGCGATCTCCTCATTGGAGTGACGCGTTTCTTCCGCGATCCGGATTTGTTCGGTGCGCTGACCGATAAGGTTCTTCCGGACTTCATCGCGCGCCGAGAGGCGGTCGGCCACCATGCGCGGGCGGATTCCGTTCGCGACGACGCGGCGATACGTGTGTGGATAGCAGGATGTTCGACGGGTGAGGAAGCATATTCATTTGCCATCTGCCTTCTCGAGCTGCTGGAAGCCCATTCGCTCGACACCCCGATCCAGATCTTTGCAACCGACCTGAATGCTGCCGCAATCGCTGCCGCGCGCACGGGGATGTATACGCGAGGCATCGAGGCCGATGTCACGCCCGAGCGGCTGAGTCGCTTTTTCAGGAAGGAAGATACTGGCTATTGCGTCACGAAGGCCGTGCGGGATTGCTGTGTCTTCGCGGTACAGAATATCACCGCGGATCCGCCGTTCTCTCACCTGGACATCGTCAGTTGCCGCAACGTCCTCATCTATCTGCAGCCGAACGCACACACCAGATTGCTGTCGGTCTTCCATTATGCGCTCCGGCCCGGTGGCATACTCGTGCTCGGAACTTCGGAATCGGTGAGCACTGCTGCAACCCTGTTTACGGCGATCGACAAGAAGCGCCGCATCTATACACGTATTCCCGGCCCGGGGCACGCGTTGCGCCTGGCCGTTCGTCCGGCACATCCGAGCCGATCATTGATTCAGGATCGCGCCACCGAAACCGCCGTCGGTATCAGGCGATTGCAGAACGTGGTAGACTCGGCTGGCGCATCCGCGAATGCGCAGTCTCCCGACATTCAGCGGGCCGCAGATCAGATCGTACTCGGGAGCTATGCGCCCGCCGCCGTCGTGGTGGACGATCAATTGCACATCCTGCAGTTCCGTGGTCGAACCGGGAAGTACATCGAGCCAGTCGCCGGCACTGCGAGTTTTCTGTTGCTGAACATGGTAAAGTCCGAACTCGCAACCGAGCTGCGCAGAGTGCTGGAGATTGCGCGAAACGAAGCCCGGCCGGCGCGCGTGGAAGGCGTTTCGTTCCACGACGGAAAGCACATCGAATACGTCAGTCTCGACGTGCGGCCGTTTCGCGTCACGGGATCCGATGCCAAGTTCTTCATCATTTCGTTTGAGGAAAGCCGTGCCGGGGAAACGCGTCCATCGGCCGATGATCACGCTGGGCAGCCCGGTGCGACTCACAGCGGCAGGAGCGCCAGGCGCGGCGCCCGCGCAAGTATCGCTGAACGGAAATTGGCGGACAACGCAACCGACCTCGGAGATCTGCGCCAGGAACTCGAGGCCGCAAAGCGGCACCTCCAGACCGTCGCCGAAGAGCATGCGTCAGTCGTCGAGGAATTCCAGGCGGCGAATGAGGAGATCCAGTCCAGCAACGAAGAGCTCCAGAGCACGAACGAAGAGATCGAAACCTCCAAGGAGGAGCTGCAGTCGCTCAACGAAGAACTGATCACGCTCAACGACGAGCTGCGCGGCCGCAATACCGAAGCCGACCATCTCAACGACGATCTCACGAACCTGCTGAGCGCGATGCACGTCCCGGTGATCATGGTTGGAACCGATCTGCACATCCGGCGATTCACCGCTGGCGCCGAGCGCATGATGAACGTCATTCCGACCGATATCGGGCGTCCCATCGGCGACATGAAATCCAACATAGACGTCGGGAACATCGAAGAGCTCATCACTCACGTGATCGACACTCTGGAGGTGACGGAGCGGGAAGTACGCGACCGCTCCGGTCACTGGTACATGATGCACATCCGTCCGTATCGCACCGTGGACAACAGGATCGACGGAGCTGTCATCATCTACCACGACATAGACGCCCGCAAGCGCGCCGCGGAGCAACTGGACGATGCGCGAAGATTCGCCGAGGCGATTGTGCAGACCGTGCGCGAGCCATTGCTCGTGCTGGACGGGAATCTCTGCGTTGTCAGCGCGAACCATGCTTTCTACCATAGCTTTGGCGTTTCAGCCGGCGACACGACGACGCACAGTCTGTTCGAGTTCGCGGGCGGTGACTGGAACATTCCGAGTCTCCGAATTCTGCTGGACGGCGTGCTGCGTACCGGCGAGCCATTCGATGACGTTGAAGTCGAGCACGACTTCGCGGCCCGCGGCCATCGAACGATGCTGCTGAATGCACGCCGCATCGGCTCACCTGACAACGGACCGCCGCTGATCCTCATGGCCATCGAGGACATAACCGAGCGCAAGACCGCCGGCGTGCAGTTGACGCGCGTCAACGCCGAGCTCGTTGCGAGAGCCGACGAGCTGGAGGCGACGAGCGTCGAGCTGCGCGGAAAGACACTCGAGGCCCTTGCGAGCAATCGCGCGAAAGCCGACTTCCTCGCCACGATGAGCCACGAGCTGCGAACGCCGCTCAATGCGATCGCAGGTTATGCGCAGCTCATCGACATGGGTATTCGCGGTCCGGTGACTTCGGCGCAACACGCCGATCTCGTCCGGATCACACGCAGTCAGGAACATCTCATGGGGCTCATCAATGAGATCCTGAACTTTGCCAAGCTCGAGGCTGGCGCGGTCTCCATCGCACATACCGACGTGGACGTCAACGAATTGCTGCTCGGTGTTCGGGAGATGATGGCGCTGCAGATGGAGCGCGGAGGGCTGCACTACGAAGTGTGCCAGTTGCGTCGCAGGGATGGTCAGGTGCTGACCGTGCGCGGCGACGTTGACAAGATTCGGCAGATTCTTCTCAACCTCTTGGGCAACGCACTCAAGTTCACGAGGCCAGGCGGCAGCGTCGAAGTGACCTGCGACATGACCGACGATGGCGTCGCCATACATGTGGGTGATACTGGCGTCGGGGTTCCCGCTGCTCAACGGACAGCGATCTTCGAACCGTTCGTCCAGGTCGATACGTCGCTTACGCGCAGCGCGGAAGGAGTCGGGCTCGGTCTCGCGATCAGCCGGTCGCTCGCCCGCGCAATGGGTGGCGACATTACGGTCGAGAGCAATGTCGGGATCGGGTCGGTTTTCACTCTTACGCTGAAGCGCGGACTGCCAGATGCTGACGGGCCCGATGGCGCAACTGCCGGGGACGAGATGGCGAAATCAGCAGCGTAG
- a CDS encoding DUF1259 domain-containing protein, protein MQLTRGSYHGAYHGAYHSSYQVLAGYVMAIVASAAALPCMAQATASLPSWTASLDAALGRHGTMNDGGVYKFGFPRSDMHVTVDDVQLKPALALGSWVAFKPMASGRTMVMGDLVLAEAEVAAVMQTLQDSGITQTALHNHLLHENPRVMYMHIMAMGDAAKIARSIHAALARSKTPLGTPETPTAAASVELDTAIDTAGIAHALGYSGKTNGGVYQVSVPRAETIREHGEVIPPAMGVATGINFQPTGTGRAAVTGDFVLLGTEVNPVIRALRSHGIAVTAVHSHMLTEEPRLFFMHFWADDNAVTLAHGLRAALDATGARH, encoded by the coding sequence GTGCAGTTGACCAGAGGGTCGTACCACGGTGCGTACCACGGTGCGTACCACAGTTCGTACCAGGTGCTGGCGGGTTATGTCATGGCAATAGTAGCATCGGCAGCGGCGCTTCCTTGCATGGCGCAGGCGACGGCTTCGTTGCCATCGTGGACGGCCTCCCTGGATGCAGCGCTCGGACGCCACGGCACGATGAACGATGGCGGTGTCTACAAGTTTGGATTTCCACGCTCCGACATGCACGTAACAGTCGACGACGTGCAGCTCAAGCCTGCACTCGCCCTCGGTTCGTGGGTGGCGTTCAAGCCGATGGCTTCCGGCAGGACGATGGTCATGGGGGATCTGGTACTGGCTGAGGCAGAGGTTGCCGCCGTGATGCAGACACTCCAGGATAGTGGCATCACTCAAACAGCATTGCACAATCATCTCCTGCATGAGAATCCGCGTGTGATGTACATGCACATCATGGCGATGGGCGATGCGGCGAAGATCGCTCGGTCCATCCACGCAGCGCTCGCTCGCAGCAAGACGCCGCTCGGAACGCCAGAAACACCGACCGCCGCCGCATCGGTCGAACTCGATACGGCTATCGATACCGCGGGAATTGCGCATGCGCTCGGCTACTCCGGCAAGACGAACGGTGGTGTCTACCAGGTCAGTGTTCCGCGCGCGGAAACGATTCGCGAACATGGAGAGGTAATTCCGCCGGCGATGGGCGTCGCGACGGGCATCAACTTCCAGCCTACAGGAACCGGGCGAGCAGCTGTCACTGGCGACTTTGTATTACTCGGGACGGAAGTCAATCCCGTCATTCGAGCGCTTCGGAGTCACGGCATTGCAGTGACGGCCGTGCACAGTCACATGCTCACGGAAGAGCCGCGCCTATTCTTCATGCACTTCTGGGCCGACGACAATGCGGTGACACTTGCGCACGGACTGCGTGCGGCACTCGACGCAACTGGCGCCCGACACTGA
- a CDS encoding CHASE3 domain-containing protein, which yields MADPTIPEVDGIPIYPSEDLFAMPMSRWQRVVACSGVAVVVLVIGVITYSGIVRAREAGAWVEHTHRTIDRTRAVLSDLKDAETGQRGFILTGDEAYLDPYTNALTALAADTSALRLLTADNLVQQRYLDELAPLVTARLAELDYSIALRRTQGLAAAVARLRTNRGKQIMDSLRAHVATIEASERSLLASRSTTEEYHSEIVTLVLIGGTIAAVLFAIVLNGLLTRYADAQSAAARALTLQNTRLESQTLELELQNQQLQEQASELELQQQHLHEQATELEAQNEQLQQQTTELESQTEELHVVTEALEGRTRESERARVAAEQAQLVAESANRAKAEFLATMSHELRTPLNAIGGYVDLMQLGIRGAVTPEQLDDLARIKKSGRHLLALINDILNFAKLEAGKVDFNIADTSLLDLVGGVEALVSPQMHAKGIRVVYERCEPDIATRADAEKVQQILLNLLTNAQKFTPAGGRIGITCAAADDVVSIAVSDTGRGIPADKLESIFEPFVQVDRHLATDTVPYSQRGIGLGLAISRELARAMGGDITAESIVEQGSVFTLTLPRGIPVDSLPDVAAIESQGTREAVDAGREAREPGAAGTGTHHANSSEITPSAHPEGLDS from the coding sequence ATGGCGGATCCCACCATACCCGAGGTTGACGGCATTCCGATATATCCGTCAGAAGACCTGTTCGCCATGCCCATGTCGCGGTGGCAACGTGTAGTCGCGTGCAGTGGTGTCGCCGTCGTAGTTCTGGTTATTGGCGTGATCACCTATAGCGGGATCGTTCGCGCGCGTGAGGCAGGTGCGTGGGTCGAGCACACCCACCGGACGATCGATCGTACGCGCGCGGTCCTCTCGGATCTCAAGGATGCCGAAACAGGCCAACGCGGCTTCATCCTGACTGGTGACGAAGCATATCTGGACCCGTACACCAACGCACTCACGGCGCTGGCGGCCGATACGAGTGCATTGCGACTGCTGACGGCCGACAACCTGGTCCAGCAGCGGTACCTCGACGAGCTCGCGCCCCTGGTAACCGCGCGACTCGCCGAGCTCGATTACTCCATTGCTCTGCGACGCACTCAGGGTTTGGCGGCGGCCGTCGCCAGGCTGCGTACCAACCGCGGCAAGCAGATCATGGATTCCCTTCGCGCGCACGTGGCCACGATCGAGGCCTCCGAGCGGTCTCTTCTCGCCAGCAGGTCGACGACCGAGGAGTACCACTCCGAGATCGTGACGCTCGTTCTGATCGGCGGCACGATCGCGGCGGTTCTGTTCGCGATAGTTCTCAACGGTTTGCTGACTCGCTATGCCGACGCACAGTCCGCCGCCGCTCGTGCGCTCACGCTGCAGAACACGCGCCTGGAATCACAGACGCTCGAGTTGGAGCTGCAGAACCAGCAGCTCCAGGAACAGGCGTCCGAGCTGGAGCTGCAGCAACAGCATCTGCATGAACAGGCAACCGAGCTCGAGGCGCAGAACGAACAATTGCAGCAACAGACGACAGAGCTCGAGAGTCAGACCGAAGAACTTCACGTAGTAACCGAAGCGCTGGAAGGTCGCACAAGGGAGTCCGAGCGCGCGCGGGTCGCAGCCGAGCAGGCGCAGCTGGTCGCGGAGTCGGCCAACCGAGCCAAGGCCGAATTTCTCGCGACGATGTCGCACGAGCTCCGCACTCCACTGAATGCAATCGGCGGCTACGTCGATCTGATGCAGCTCGGCATTCGCGGCGCGGTCACGCCGGAACAGCTCGACGATCTCGCTCGCATCAAGAAGAGCGGCCGTCATCTTCTCGCGCTGATCAACGACATTCTGAACTTTGCGAAACTGGAAGCAGGGAAGGTGGACTTCAACATTGCCGACACCTCACTGCTCGATCTCGTCGGCGGTGTGGAGGCGCTCGTCTCGCCGCAGATGCACGCCAAGGGAATTCGCGTCGTGTACGAGCGGTGCGAGCCCGACATTGCGACGCGTGCCGACGCGGAGAAAGTTCAGCAGATACTGCTGAACTTGCTTACCAACGCGCAGAAGTTCACTCCCGCCGGTGGCAGAATCGGTATCACCTGTGCTGCTGCCGATGACGTCGTCAGCATCGCCGTCAGTGACACGGGACGCGGAATCCCGGCGGACAAGCTGGAGAGTATCTTCGAACCGTTCGTCCAGGTGGACAGGCATCTCGCGACCGATACCGTTCCGTACAGCCAGCGAGGTATTGGCCTCGGTCTCGCCATAAGCCGGGAGCTTGCGCGCGCGATGGGAGGCGATATTACTGCGGAAAGCATTGTGGAGCAGGGATCTGTCTTCACGCTCACGCTGCCGCGCGGGATTCCCGTCGATTCCTTGCCAGATGTTGCCGCAATCGAGAGCCAAGGCACCCGAGAGGCCGTCGATGCCGGCCGCGAGGCCCGCGAGCCGGGTGCGGCGGGAACTGGGACCCACCACGCGAATAGCTCCGAGATCACTCCTTCGGCGCATCCAGAAGGACTGGATAGCTAG